From Tachypleus tridentatus isolate NWPU-2018 chromosome 8, ASM421037v1, whole genome shotgun sequence, a single genomic window includes:
- the LOC143258444 gene encoding uncharacterized protein LOC143258444, giving the protein MNDEDFSEEEELPEDLSVNKLPHRLEEFTTLALSSEQLRICNKRRRSASLCNISNSTTEKEQDRPRRKSDSETPDSSPTFKEDSFLCAQNILEDGDSSRNFLKNRIFSSPSKKNKRLVSKQERLNIPKHLESLQASVTALGHQSANLKNDEEEFLNPFKACSSLKSIKIASRVTLSKKNTFLEQLRQVAPTGYPWNVYGYYTHLMQLCNNHEALKKQLGLSVGAITTIPAEFVSSFSSPSSPASTPQPLTASFPVQDSSSLNEVNGSVKKQPTRALTGKHVKYGTGASPSTLLTLRQKIQERQRAKELAVLGEVISNGKTVDVRKRRNRPILCKGSIKRNRQQKTKSVSKFET; this is encoded by the coding sequence ATGAATGATGAAGATTTTTCGGAAGAAGAAGAGTTACCTGAAGATCTCTCAGTTAATAAATTACCTCACCGTTTAGAAGAATTTACCACATTAGCACTGAGCTCGGAGCAATTGCGAATTTGTAATAAACGCAGAAGATCTGCAAGTTTGTGTAATATTTCCAATAGTACTACAGAGAAAGAACAGGACCGACCAAGAAGGAAGTCAGATAGCGAAACACCTGACTCATCGCCCACTTTTAAGGAAGATTCATTCTTGTGTGCACAAAATATTCTTGAAGATGGCGATTCCAGccgaaattttttaaaaaatcgaatTTTCTCGTCACCTTCTAAGAAGAACAAGCGCCTTGTTTCGAAACAAGAAAGACTAAATATTCCCAAACACTTAGAAAGTCTGCAAGCTTCTGTAACGGCATTGGGTCATCAATCAGCAAATCTCAAAAATGACGAAGAAGAATTTTTGAACCCCTTTAAGGCTTGTTCTTCTCTGAAGTCTATAAAAATTGCATCGCGTGTAACCCTTTCTAAAAAAAATACCTTTTTGGAGCAGCTGCGTCAAGTAGCACCGACTGGTTACCCTTGGAATGTGTATGGCTATTATACCCATCTTATGCAGCTGTGTAATAACCACGAAGCTTTAAAAAAACAGCTTGGTTTATCTGTGGGAGCCATAACCACTATACCAGCCGAATTTGTGAGCTCCTTTTCTTCACCATCTTCACCTGCTTCCACTCCTCAGCCCTTGACTGCAAGCTTCCCCGTGCAGGACAGTTCATCACTGAATGAAGTGAACGGCAGTGTTAAAAAACAGCCCACTAGAGCCCTAACGGGCAAACACGTAAAATACGGAACCGGCGCTAGTCCCTCAACGTTACTAACGCTTCGACAAAAAATCCAAGAACGACAGAGAGCAAAAGAACTCGCTGTACTAGGTGAGGTTATTTCCAATGGCAAGACTGTCGATGTTCGCAAAAGACGTAACCGACCGATTCTATGCAAAGGTTCTATTAAACGTAACCGCCAACAAAAAACCAAAAGTGTGTCAAAGTTTGAAACTTAA